ACCCGACCGTCGTGGTGATTACCGATCGGAACGAGCTCGACGGGCAGCTGTTTGAAGGCTTTGACCGCAGCCTCCTCCTCGCCGAGTCGCCAAAGCAGATCAGGAAACGCTCCGAGCTGCGCGATGAGTTGAGCAACCGGACCACCGGTGGCATCTATTTCACCACCCTGCAGAAATTCGGGCGCAGCAAGTCAGAGAAGGACGCCGGCGCCGATCACCCGCTGCTGTCCGACCGGCGCAACATCATTGTGGTGGTGGACGAGGCGCACCGCTCGCACTACGACGATCTGGACGGCTACGCCCGGCACCTGCGCGACGCACTCCCCCACGCCACGCTGATCGCGTTCACCGGGACCCCGATCTCCTTCGATGACCGCAACACCAAGGATGTCTTCGGCGACTACATTGACATCTACGACCTGTCCCGGGCGGTGGAAGACGGCGCGACAGTGCCGGTGTACTTCGAGCCGCGGCTGATCAAGGTGGGGCTTTCCGAAGGTGTCACGGAGGAGGACCTGGACAAGTCCGCTGACGAACTGACACTGGGGCTCGACGATACGGAACGTGCGCGCATCGAGGCGAGTGTCGCCGTCGTCAACGCTGTCTATGGTGCGCCGCAGCGCATTGCTGCGCTGGCCGAGGACCTGGTGGCGCACTGGGAGAACCGGCGCGAGCGGATGGGCAAGTTCATCGAGGCGCCGGGCAAGGCGATGATTGTAGGCGGCACGCGGGAGATCTGCGCGAAGCTGTACGCCGCGATCGTGGAGTTGCGGCCGGACTGGCATTCGGACGACCTGTCGAAGGGCAGGATCAAGGTGGTGTACTCGGGCGACGCGACCGATGTGCCGCCGGTGGCCGATCACGTGCGCCGGGATTCGCTGAATGCCCAGGTCAAGGAGCGGCTTAAGAACGTCGACGACGAGCTGGAGCTGGTGATCGTCAAGGACATGATGCTCACCGGCTACGACTCTCCCCCTCTGCACACGCTGTACCTGGACCGGCCGCTCAAGGGCGCGCTGCTGATGCAGACGCTGGCGCGGGTGAACCGCACGTTCCGCGGCAAGGAGGACGGGCTGCTGGTGGCGTACGCGCCGCTGGCGGAGAACCTCGCGAAGGCGCTGGGCGAGTACACGCAGTCGGACCGGGCGAACAAGCCGGTGGGCAAGAACATTGACGAGGCTGTTGGGCTGACGGTTTCCCTGGTGGAAACTTTGCGTTCCTTGCTGGCCGGCTACGACTGGAAAGCCGTGTGGATAAAGGGCGGACCGAAGTCGTTCCTCAACGCCGTGACCGGCGCGGTCAGCTACCTGCGCAATCCTGCGACGCCGGGCAACCAGCCTGCCGACGGCGACGAGTCGCTGGCCGCGAAGTACCGCAAGTTCTCGAGCCAGTTGTCCCGCGCGTGGGCGCTGTGCTCTGGATCCGAGACGTTGGTTGAGCTGCGGCCGGAGATTCAGGTGTACGAGGAAATCCGCGTCTGGATGGCGAAGTACGACGCCGCGGACCGGCAGGCCAGCGGCGAGCCGGTTCCCGAGGACATCCAGCGGCTGCTGGGGAACCTGATTGCCTCTGCCACTTCCTCGGGTGAAGTGCTGGACATCTACGACGCTGCCGGCATGCCCAAGCCGTCCCTGGATGACCTGACGCCGGAGTTTATTGCCAAGACGCAGAAGGCACGGAACCCGCAGCTGGCCATCGAGGCGCTGCGGAAGCTGATTGCCGATGAGTCTGCTTCATCTACGCGGAACAACGTGATCCGGCAGCGGGCGTTTTCGGAGCGCATCACCGAGCTGATGAAGAAGTACACCAACCAGCAGCTGACATCTGCCGAGGTGATTGCGGAGTTGGTGGAACTGGCGCGTGAGGTTGCTGCCGAAGGTAAGCGTGGTTCACAGTTCACTCCCCCGCTGAACTCGGATGAGCTGGCGTTCTATGACGCGGTGGCGCAGAACGAGTCGGCGGTGGACGTCCAGGGCGAAGGCGTACTCGCAGACATTGCCCGCGAGCTTGTCTCGGTGATGCGCCGCGACGTCCGGACAGACTGGACGGTGCGCGATGACGTCCGGGCGAAGCTTCGGTCCTCAATCAAGCGGCTCCTGGTGCGGTTCGGCTATCCGCCGGACAAGCAGCCGGAGGCCATCAAACTCGTCATGGAGCAGATGGAATCCATGGCGCCAAGGTTTG
The Arthrobacter sp. PGP41 genome window above contains:
- a CDS encoding type I restriction endonuclease subunit R; its protein translation is MTTPAVAFSEADWEGAAKERLGELDWKPLEGQAIAPGTGERESWAELLIRPRLLAALQRLNPAVPAQYLQQALAEIASPKSNDAMAENHHIHNCLVDGYRLTYIDSDGNEANPTIRLLSQAPDQNDWLAVNQVTLVQGDYKRRFDVVLYCNGMPVSIIELKKAGNAHADLPGAHAQLQTYLREFPMAFRFCVFTLATDGIQAKYGTPFTPFNHFSPWNVDDDGVPVPQGYMVDGDAVTALDTALDGLYNQERFLQLVRNFTAFDQGSGGLAKRIAKPHQYYAVTKAVANTIQAVESNGKAGVVWHTQGSGKSMEMELYANMVARQPKLKNPTVVVITDRNELDGQLFEGFDRSLLLAESPKQIRKRSELRDELSNRTTGGIYFTTLQKFGRSKSEKDAGADHPLLSDRRNIIVVVDEAHRSHYDDLDGYARHLRDALPHATLIAFTGTPISFDDRNTKDVFGDYIDIYDLSRAVEDGATVPVYFEPRLIKVGLSEGVTEEDLDKSADELTLGLDDTERARIEASVAVVNAVYGAPQRIAALAEDLVAHWENRRERMGKFIEAPGKAMIVGGTREICAKLYAAIVELRPDWHSDDLSKGRIKVVYSGDATDVPPVADHVRRDSLNAQVKERLKNVDDELELVIVKDMMLTGYDSPPLHTLYLDRPLKGALLMQTLARVNRTFRGKEDGLLVAYAPLAENLAKALGEYTQSDRANKPVGKNIDEAVGLTVSLVETLRSLLAGYDWKAVWIKGGPKSFLNAVTGAVSYLRNPATPGNQPADGDESLAAKYRKFSSQLSRAWALCSGSETLVELRPEIQVYEEIRVWMAKYDAADRQASGEPVPEDIQRLLGNLIASATSSGEVLDIYDAAGMPKPSLDDLTPEFIAKTQKARNPQLAIEALRKLIADESASSTRNNVIRQRAFSERITELMKKYTNQQLTSAEVIAELVELAREVAAEGKRGSQFTPPLNSDELAFYDAVAQNESAVDVQGEGVLADIARELVSVMRRDVRTDWTVRDDVRAKLRSSIKRLLVRFGYPPDKQPEAIKLVMEQMESMAPRFAEARA